One Pseudodesulfovibrio sp. JC047 genomic window carries:
- a CDS encoding site-specific integrase: MTKIRVVSLHTLMTKHLFALKAKGVAQGTYDDKTLVFKELLDWPGVSAAMEVNMLQHDVMRQFLDHIAETRSGRRANTFRKHIMRLWNWGKRSRIIQGECPWDVEPYKCDRSEKYVPPEEDFWAVYEVADVMPTAYGKSVTQAHRKRMMLAYLHTAARRSEIFNLKWEDVDFKNERIRLFTKKRTSGREGNWIPLTEQLAAVLKEQRLETGFREHVFINPRTDKPYAYGNNMVRKMCEMAMVKPFGFHSIRHLSASILAKAGVDLPTIQLILRHTSVTTTARYVHSLIDATEAMNGALGGKVLDMKKASSE, from the coding sequence TTGACGAAGATCCGTGTGGTCTCCTTGCACACCCTCATGACAAAACATCTGTTCGCGCTCAAGGCAAAAGGCGTTGCCCAAGGAACGTATGATGACAAGACTCTTGTGTTTAAAGAGTTGCTTGATTGGCCTGGTGTTTCGGCTGCGATGGAAGTCAATATGTTGCAGCACGATGTCATGCGTCAGTTCCTGGACCACATTGCCGAAACTCGGAGTGGACGTCGAGCCAACACGTTTCGGAAGCATATTATGCGGCTGTGGAACTGGGGTAAGCGTTCACGGATTATTCAGGGCGAGTGTCCGTGGGATGTCGAGCCGTACAAGTGTGACCGGTCTGAGAAGTATGTGCCGCCGGAAGAGGACTTCTGGGCCGTATATGAGGTTGCTGATGTCATGCCGACGGCCTATGGCAAGAGCGTCACGCAGGCGCATAGGAAACGTATGATGCTTGCGTATCTGCATACAGCTGCAAGGCGAAGCGAGATATTCAACCTCAAGTGGGAGGATGTGGATTTCAAGAATGAGCGTATACGCCTGTTCACGAAGAAGCGGACTTCTGGTCGAGAGGGGAATTGGATACCGTTGACCGAGCAGCTTGCGGCAGTGCTCAAGGAGCAGCGGCTAGAGACCGGGTTTCGTGAACATGTGTTCATCAACCCGAGGACGGATAAACCCTATGCCTATGGCAACAACATGGTGCGCAAGATGTGTGAGATGGCGATGGTGAAGCCGTTCGGCTTTCATTCCATCCGACATCTGTCGGCGTCGATCCTGGCAAAGGCAGGGGTAGATCTGCCGACGATCCAGCTTATCTTGCGGCATACGTCAGTGACGACGACTGCACGATATGTTCACAGCCTCATCGATGCGACAGAGGCGATGAATGGAGCACTCGGCGGAAAGGTATTGGATATGAAAAAAGCCTCCAGCGAATAA
- a CDS encoding FAD-dependent oxidoreductase: MILSSVLVLFGIGLTAAIILAVASKLLYVYEDPRIAQVEAVLAGANCGGCGYPGCAGAAQGVVEGKAGATVCVIGGDTVAANVAAIMGLEFSSMEKQIAFVDCTGGTRAEDVYVYEGIKDCRAQHLLYSGSKMCPEGCLGYGTCVTACQFGAIEMGPNGYPVVDPNLCTACGGCEQVCPRGVITIWGMTARITHLNEITDCLAPCRQRCPGQINIPRYIEQVSRGDYAGALETIRERIPMPLSIGRVCPHPCEEVCRRGHVEEPIGINMIKRFAADWEMHSGQRLPIACAPDTGRKIAVVGGGPAGISCAYFLRRLGHSPTIFESMPALGGQLRYGIPEYRLPKDILDWEIQGILDLGIDVKYNTFFGTDFSLSTLSDDGYEAVFLGIGAWMNMNLQIENEAADGVETGTEFLTKVGLGLETHIGKKVVVIGGGNTAIDTARTSVRLGADVTLMYRRTKDEMPANIEEIIGAEEEGVTYLFLAAPTRILTNESGHVTHVEYITMQLGDPDASGRRRPEPIPGTEAKIEADTVYTAIGQKPELSCLYEDGHCALEETQWRTLGADPDTLQTALPHVFTGGDMHTGPALVITALGEGRKAARSIHQYLTEDAPHITSTIQRELIDYTMFTNVPDVGLRDRIPMPHLIECDERSGTFKEIEGTLSETDVQYEACRCLRCGLTCYNRDQPENQTTEIMTIEKKL; encoded by the coding sequence ATGATACTTTCCTCTGTCCTCGTTCTGTTCGGTATCGGACTGACAGCCGCAATCATTCTGGCGGTGGCGTCCAAGCTCCTCTATGTCTACGAAGACCCGCGTATCGCCCAAGTCGAAGCCGTGCTTGCCGGGGCCAATTGCGGCGGATGCGGTTACCCAGGATGTGCCGGTGCTGCACAAGGGGTGGTGGAAGGCAAGGCCGGTGCCACGGTCTGTGTCATCGGCGGAGATACGGTTGCGGCCAATGTCGCGGCCATCATGGGGCTGGAATTTTCTTCCATGGAAAAACAAATCGCTTTTGTGGACTGCACTGGCGGCACCCGGGCCGAGGATGTCTATGTGTACGAAGGCATCAAGGATTGCCGCGCCCAACATCTGCTCTACAGTGGCTCGAAGATGTGCCCTGAAGGATGCCTCGGCTATGGAACCTGCGTTACGGCCTGTCAATTCGGTGCCATTGAAATGGGCCCCAACGGGTATCCAGTGGTCGATCCCAACCTGTGTACAGCCTGCGGCGGCTGCGAACAGGTCTGCCCTCGCGGGGTTATCACCATCTGGGGCATGACCGCCCGCATTACCCATCTCAACGAGATAACCGATTGCCTGGCCCCCTGTCGTCAACGGTGCCCCGGCCAGATCAACATTCCCCGCTACATTGAACAGGTCTCACGGGGCGACTACGCCGGAGCGCTCGAAACCATCCGCGAACGCATTCCGATGCCACTGTCCATAGGTCGGGTCTGTCCGCATCCGTGCGAAGAGGTCTGCCGTCGAGGACATGTGGAAGAACCTATTGGTATCAATATGATAAAACGCTTTGCCGCGGACTGGGAAATGCACTCAGGCCAACGGCTTCCCATTGCCTGCGCACCGGATACCGGCCGGAAAATAGCGGTTGTCGGCGGCGGTCCCGCCGGAATTTCCTGCGCCTATTTTCTCCGCCGTCTCGGCCACAGTCCCACCATTTTTGAATCCATGCCCGCTCTGGGGGGCCAACTTCGATACGGCATTCCGGAATACCGACTGCCAAAAGACATCCTCGACTGGGAAATTCAAGGCATCCTCGATCTGGGAATCGACGTCAAATACAACACCTTCTTTGGCACGGACTTCTCCCTCAGCACCTTGAGTGACGACGGATATGAAGCGGTCTTTCTCGGTATCGGTGCCTGGATGAACATGAATTTACAAATCGAAAATGAAGCAGCGGATGGCGTTGAAACTGGCACGGAATTTCTGACCAAAGTCGGACTCGGTCTTGAAACGCACATTGGCAAGAAAGTGGTCGTAATCGGAGGCGGTAACACGGCTATCGATACCGCAAGGACCAGCGTCCGCCTCGGTGCGGATGTCACGCTCATGTACCGCCGGACAAAAGATGAAATGCCCGCGAATATCGAAGAGATTATCGGAGCCGAAGAAGAGGGCGTCACATACCTGTTCCTGGCCGCCCCCACACGCATCCTCACCAACGAATCAGGACATGTCACTCATGTGGAATACATCACCATGCAACTTGGCGACCCGGATGCGTCTGGCAGACGTCGCCCTGAACCGATTCCAGGCACGGAAGCCAAAATCGAAGCGGACACCGTGTATACGGCCATTGGTCAAAAACCGGAATTGTCCTGCCTCTACGAAGATGGTCACTGCGCACTTGAGGAAACACAGTGGCGCACACTTGGAGCAGATCCCGACACGCTCCAGACCGCACTTCCACACGTCTTTACCGGCGGAGACATGCACACCGGCCCGGCACTGGTCATCACGGCGCTTGGTGAAGGCAGAAAGGCCGCCCGGTCCATTCACCAATACCTCACCGAAGACGCACCGCATATCACGTCCACCATCCAACGCGAACTGATCGACTACACCATGTTCACGAACGTCCCCGATGTCGGGCTCCGAGACCGCATCCCAATGCCCCATCTCATTGAATGCGATGAACGAAGCGGCACGTTCAAGGAAATCGAAGGCACTCTCAGCGAAACAGATGTCCAATACGAAGCCTGTCGCTGTTTACGCTGTGGTCTGACCTGTTACAATCGGGATCAGCCGGAGAATCAGACGACCGAAATTATGACAATTGAGAAAAAATTATAA
- a CDS encoding RnfABCDGE type electron transport complex subunit A: protein MDYFVLVIAAIFVNNIVLAQYLGNCPFIGTSKETSVAVGMGLAVVFVAAMAACITWCVQKFMLTPNDLGYLQTITFILVIAALVQFVEMFLKKAIPPLYKSLGIFLPLITTNCAVLGIAIICQREEYTFIETLIFSVASGLGFMLALVLMAGIRERLDLSPVPVSLKGTPLGLIVAGLMSLAFFAFKGMAS from the coding sequence ATGGATTATTTCGTTCTCGTCATCGCCGCCATTTTCGTCAACAACATCGTGCTGGCGCAATATCTCGGCAACTGCCCGTTTATCGGCACCTCCAAGGAAACCAGCGTGGCCGTGGGCATGGGGTTGGCCGTGGTCTTCGTGGCCGCCATGGCCGCCTGCATCACCTGGTGTGTTCAAAAATTCATGCTCACACCCAATGATTTGGGCTACCTCCAGACCATCACCTTCATCCTCGTTATTGCAGCATTGGTCCAATTTGTGGAAATGTTCCTGAAAAAGGCCATCCCTCCCCTGTACAAATCGCTCGGTATCTTCCTCCCACTTATCACGACCAATTGCGCGGTTCTCGGCATCGCCATCATCTGTCAACGAGAAGAATACACCTTCATTGAAACACTCATTTTTTCGGTCGCGTCCGGCCTGGGCTTCATGTTGGCACTCGTCCTCATGGCCGGTATTCGCGAACGGCTGGACCTCTCCCCGGTCCCGGTCTCGTTGAAGGGCACCCCATTGGGACTGATTGTAGCCGGACTGATGTCACTGGCCTTTTTCGCCTTCAAGGGCATGGCCTCATAG
- a CDS encoding electron transport complex subunit E — protein MMSLWKEFSKGLWQDLPPFKLVLGLCPVLAVTKTAYNGLGMGLAVIFVLTLSNMLVSLLRTLIPAKVRIACFIVVAASLVVCVELLMQAYAYPLYQQLGIFVPLIVVNCIILGRAEAFASKNTVLLSMADGLGMGIGFTLSLTFLGSIRELFGYGSWFGMDIMGAWYEPFTFMVEAPGAFVCLGLVLAGMNALTNWQRKTRGLDAIEGPIHDCKTCGMCATKPGA, from the coding sequence ATCATGAGCTTATGGAAAGAATTCTCCAAAGGATTATGGCAGGACTTGCCGCCCTTCAAACTGGTCCTTGGACTCTGTCCGGTTCTGGCTGTCACCAAAACCGCGTATAACGGGCTGGGCATGGGACTGGCGGTCATCTTTGTCCTGACCCTGTCCAACATGCTGGTTTCCCTGCTGCGCACCCTGATTCCGGCCAAGGTGCGCATCGCCTGTTTCATCGTGGTCGCCGCATCCCTTGTGGTCTGTGTAGAACTTCTCATGCAAGCCTATGCCTATCCCCTGTATCAACAGCTCGGCATCTTTGTGCCGCTCATCGTGGTCAATTGCATCATTCTGGGGCGGGCCGAAGCCTTTGCATCCAAAAATACCGTGCTCCTGTCCATGGCTGATGGCCTTGGCATGGGTATCGGCTTCACTCTTTCCCTGACATTTCTCGGCTCCATCCGCGAACTCTTCGGATATGGCTCATGGTTCGGCATGGACATCATGGGGGCATGGTATGAACCCTTTACGTTCATGGTCGAAGCCCCCGGCGCATTCGTCTGTCTCGGTCTGGTGCTGGCTGGCATGAATGCACTCACCAACTGGCAACGAAAAACCCGAGGGCTGGATGCCATTGAAGGCCCGATCCACGATTGCAAGACCTGCGGCATGTGCGCCACCAAACCCGGAGCCTAG
- the rnfG gene encoding RnfABCDGE type electron transport complex subunit G, giving the protein MKEMLKMVLVLSLICGLSGLTLASVRQATRQRIEEQVMTYVQGPALNQIFTGNDNNPVKDRKVFDLPDGPITIFPAMHNGVLTGVALESFGKGYGGAIGVMVGFDLDGTQLKGIGITTLKETPGLGARVVEPDYRDQFKGHSTASIALKKDGGDIAAISGATISSTGTVAAINDAIQIFNTIKDELPSAWGS; this is encoded by the coding sequence ATGAAGGAAATGCTCAAGATGGTCCTTGTCCTGTCACTCATCTGCGGTCTGTCTGGGCTGACGCTGGCCTCAGTCCGACAGGCGACTCGTCAACGCATCGAGGAACAGGTCATGACATACGTCCAAGGCCCGGCTCTAAACCAAATATTCACGGGCAATGACAACAATCCAGTCAAGGACCGCAAGGTCTTCGACCTGCCGGACGGTCCGATCACCATCTTTCCGGCCATGCACAACGGCGTCCTGACCGGGGTAGCTCTGGAATCATTCGGCAAAGGCTATGGCGGGGCCATCGGAGTCATGGTCGGATTCGATCTTGATGGCACCCAACTCAAGGGGATTGGCATCACGACCCTCAAGGAAACGCCCGGTCTCGGCGCACGAGTGGTTGAACCCGACTATCGGGATCAATTCAAGGGACACTCCACCGCCTCCATTGCCCTGAAAAAGGACGGCGGAGATATAGCGGCCATTTCTGGAGCCACCATCTCGTCCACCGGCACTGTTGCCGCTATCAACGACGCGATTCAAATATTCAACACGATCAAGGACGAACTCCCCTCGGCATGGGGTTCATAG
- a CDS encoding RnfABCDGE type electron transport complex subunit D, whose product MLKPLAPILTVASPPHIHCGRTIHRYMLDTLLALCPAVIMAVVIFGMNALRVMALSCAVAVVTDVLCSHLMKREQAVNDWSSLLTGLLFAFLLPASTPWWLVLIGSSASIFLGKMIFGGLGSTPLCAPLVGWTLCRISWGDIMDTNATMLHSQLPAPLQQLKFFGLESIRSIEYSSLALGKQLGGLGEVHILVMVLGGLFLLFRRHIRWSIPTGFILGLLLTAWIYFLIDPTTYAPPFFHLMAGGALFGAFFLATDPASSPIGTIPSLLFGFMAGAMVIIIRVYGIYPDGVPFAILLANLFTPLLDRIRPKPFGGPYSFETTEDSA is encoded by the coding sequence ATGTTGAAACCCCTCGCACCAATCCTGACCGTTGCTTCACCGCCCCATATTCACTGTGGCCGAACGATACATCGATATATGCTGGACACCCTGCTGGCACTCTGTCCAGCGGTCATTATGGCTGTCGTCATATTCGGCATGAACGCCCTCAGGGTCATGGCCCTCTCATGCGCCGTGGCGGTCGTGACCGATGTCCTCTGTTCCCATCTCATGAAACGGGAACAGGCCGTCAATGATTGGAGCAGTCTGCTTACGGGCCTGCTTTTCGCATTCCTGCTCCCGGCATCCACTCCATGGTGGCTGGTGCTGATCGGTTCGTCCGCCAGCATCTTTCTCGGGAAAATGATCTTTGGGGGGCTGGGCAGCACCCCATTATGCGCACCACTTGTCGGATGGACACTCTGCCGCATTTCGTGGGGAGACATCATGGACACCAACGCAACTATGCTCCACTCGCAACTTCCGGCCCCCCTCCAGCAGCTCAAATTCTTTGGCCTGGAATCCATCCGGTCAATTGAATACAGCTCGTTGGCACTGGGCAAACAGCTGGGCGGTCTCGGAGAGGTTCATATCTTGGTCATGGTCCTCGGCGGTCTTTTCCTGCTCTTTCGTCGTCACATCCGCTGGTCTATCCCGACGGGCTTCATACTCGGGCTACTGCTGACAGCATGGATATACTTTCTCATTGATCCGACGACCTATGCGCCCCCCTTTTTCCATCTCATGGCAGGCGGCGCGCTCTTCGGCGCATTCTTTCTGGCAACCGATCCGGCATCTTCACCCATTGGGACCATTCCCTCGCTGCTTTTCGGATTCATGGCCGGGGCCATGGTCATCATTATCCGCGTCTATGGCATCTACCCGGACGGCGTGCCTTTTGCCATCTTGCTCGCCAACCTCTTCACCCCACTGCTGGACCGCATACGTCCCAAACCTTTTGGTGGACCGTACTCCTTTGAAACAACGGAGGATTCGGCATGA
- a CDS encoding electron transporter RnfC, whose product MTTFSFSLHSTETGPLATTSRPDVLHIPLDGMTPILGVGDQVLGGTKVALANADDEGDMHAAFAGTIRAVHSYAMVIEVQGKERVSPLEPCADTGDQLRSWLKDKGVCVRHLVKAATLILNAVPPEPGISIYDTLLRDHRKTVERGLEIVQRIVEPNAMYLAIAKGNRANAFTNCTVVHIPPVYPNGLDPLVIRAITHQEVLPGMLPDNGTILSIKDLYLIGRIMETGRSLTETVMTINTENHRVAVGTPVGFLASQIPVTVQPGDRVVIGGPLRGLTAVNLEQGVGKTASGLQILHPDEAMKTTDKFCLGCGECERHCPARIMPGLISRCAEFKQFKRAETYHIHSCMECGLCAYWCTAGRPLLQYIRLAKYELALLAGAALPPRPAAETLIKSQSGDQPC is encoded by the coding sequence ATGACCACATTCAGTTTCAGCCTCCACTCCACCGAAACGGGTCCTCTGGCAACAACGTCCAGACCGGACGTTCTCCACATCCCACTCGATGGAATGACACCGATTCTCGGCGTCGGAGATCAGGTCCTCGGCGGAACCAAGGTCGCTCTGGCCAATGCCGATGACGAAGGCGACATGCACGCCGCATTTGCAGGAACAATACGAGCCGTTCACTCCTACGCCATGGTTATTGAGGTCCAGGGAAAAGAACGGGTTTCCCCCCTTGAACCATGTGCCGACACCGGGGACCAACTCCGGTCCTGGCTCAAGGACAAGGGGGTCTGTGTTCGCCACCTGGTCAAGGCTGCGACATTGATACTCAATGCAGTACCGCCGGAGCCGGGCATTTCCATCTACGACACCCTGTTGCGGGACCACCGCAAGACCGTTGAACGAGGTCTTGAAATCGTCCAGCGAATCGTCGAACCCAATGCCATGTATCTCGCGATCGCCAAAGGCAACAGAGCCAACGCCTTCACCAATTGTACGGTCGTCCACATTCCGCCAGTTTACCCGAATGGCCTTGACCCTCTGGTCATCCGAGCCATTACCCATCAAGAAGTTCTTCCTGGGATGCTCCCGGACAATGGCACCATCCTTTCCATAAAGGACCTCTATCTCATTGGTCGAATCATGGAGACAGGCCGCTCTCTCACCGAAACAGTCATGACGATCAACACAGAAAATCACCGTGTCGCCGTGGGGACACCCGTGGGATTTCTGGCGTCCCAAATCCCGGTGACCGTTCAACCGGGAGACAGGGTTGTCATCGGTGGCCCTCTCCGGGGGCTGACAGCCGTCAACCTTGAGCAGGGTGTTGGCAAAACAGCTTCGGGACTCCAGATACTTCACCCGGACGAGGCCATGAAAACCACGGACAAATTCTGTCTGGGCTGCGGTGAATGCGAACGCCATTGCCCGGCCAGAATCATGCCTGGACTTATCAGCCGATGTGCCGAATTCAAACAGTTCAAACGGGCCGAGACCTATCATATCCATTCCTGTATGGAATGCGGACTGTGCGCCTACTGGTGTACTGCCGGTCGCCCCCTGCTCCAATATATCCGACTGGCCAAATATGAACTCGCACTCCTTGCCGGGGCGGCTCTTCCTCCCCGTCCAGCCGCCGAGACACTCATCAAGAGCCAATCAGGAGACCAGCCATGTTGA
- a CDS encoding cytochrome c3 family protein: MQKRYLPITLVTGILVLIAMGGYLVPASSDGPPVRTVLRNKGGTVILNHAGHTAVLQEGCSTCHHTSSDMEKNPPPCDTCHAQKFDDNFATNHQKIIDKKLCVTCHHPSATIELFSHDEHAETVTDGDCQSCHHEASIEPTPQSCRNCHMDGSNSVPSLQTATHTRCADCHDDLYALGITGCSNCHTRRAQHAGSTAPQPCSRCHDTPLNELTPTSMDAYHQQCMRCHENEGKGPFGDDTCSQCHMN; the protein is encoded by the coding sequence TTGCAGAAACGGTATCTCCCCATCACACTGGTTACAGGTATACTTGTCCTGATTGCCATGGGAGGCTATCTGGTCCCAGCCAGTTCAGACGGCCCTCCAGTTCGCACGGTGCTACGGAACAAAGGCGGCACCGTCATTCTCAACCACGCGGGACATACCGCTGTTCTACAAGAAGGATGTTCGACCTGCCATCACACCTCCAGCGACATGGAAAAGAATCCGCCGCCCTGTGATACCTGCCATGCGCAAAAATTCGATGACAATTTCGCGACGAACCATCAAAAAATCATCGACAAAAAACTCTGCGTCACCTGTCACCATCCTTCAGCAACCATCGAACTCTTTTCGCATGACGAACACGCCGAGACCGTGACGGATGGAGACTGCCAGTCCTGTCACCACGAGGCATCCATCGAACCGACACCCCAGTCGTGTCGCAATTGCCACATGGACGGCAGCAACAGCGTTCCCTCCCTCCAAACGGCTACACACACCCGATGTGCGGACTGCCATGACGATCTGTACGCTCTCGGCATCACGGGGTGTTCCAATTGTCATACCCGTCGTGCCCAGCACGCAGGTTCCACCGCACCCCAACCGTGTTCTCGCTGCCACGACACGCCCCTGAACGAACTCACGCCGACCAGCATGGACGCCTACCACCAACAATGTATGCGCTGTCACGAAAATGAGGGAAAAGGGCCATTTGGCGATGACACCTGCTCCCAATGCCACATGAACTAA
- a CDS encoding FAD-dependent oxidoreductase, producing MKDTVYDVTILGSGPGGLQAAIHASRKKAAVLMLGRIDNSSLYWAHVENYCCQLTISGEEILKTGREQAQQFGTQFRDEDVLSIEAKDTLFSIKLESGDTILSKTVIIATGSSRTKLKVPGEKEFLGKGVSYCVDCDAGFFKNEVVAVAGGRSAAVHGAVTLTNFASEVHLYCDALDVAEGLRQELDTSDVIVHEGVQIEAINGENAVQSIRLNDGATQNVSGVFIELGAKGVLELTAMLGVQLDDTMKYIKADKKQRTNIPGIYGAGDICGPPLQMAKAVGEGCVAGIEAANYAKKHLNTN from the coding sequence ATGAAGGATACAGTCTACGACGTCACCATTCTCGGTTCCGGTCCCGGCGGTTTGCAAGCCGCCATCCACGCATCCCGCAAAAAGGCCGCAGTCCTGATGCTCGGACGAATCGACAACAGCAGCCTATATTGGGCGCATGTCGAAAACTATTGTTGCCAGTTGACGATATCCGGCGAAGAAATCCTGAAAACGGGCCGGGAACAGGCTCAGCAATTCGGCACCCAGTTCCGTGATGAAGATGTGCTGTCCATCGAAGCCAAGGACACGCTTTTTTCCATCAAATTGGAATCGGGCGACACGATTCTGTCTAAAACAGTCATCATTGCCACCGGGTCCAGCCGGACAAAACTCAAGGTGCCGGGTGAAAAGGAATTTCTCGGCAAGGGTGTCAGTTATTGCGTAGATTGCGATGCAGGATTTTTCAAAAATGAAGTGGTTGCAGTGGCTGGTGGCCGAAGTGCGGCTGTCCACGGAGCCGTGACTCTGACCAACTTTGCCAGCGAAGTTCACCTATATTGCGACGCACTGGATGTGGCCGAAGGTCTCCGCCAGGAACTCGACACCTCTGACGTCATTGTCCACGAGGGAGTCCAGATCGAAGCCATCAACGGCGAAAATGCCGTGCAATCCATCAGGTTGAACGATGGCGCCACGCAGAATGTCAGTGGCGTCTTCATTGAATTGGGCGCAAAAGGCGTTCTTGAACTCACCGCCATGCTGGGCGTCCAGCTCGACGACACCATGAAATACATCAAGGCGGACAAAAAACAACGGACCAACATCCCCGGCATCTACGGTGCGGGAGATATCTGTGGCCCGCCGCTGCAAATGGCCAAGGCCGTGGGCGAAGGGTGTGTGGCCGGCATCGAAGCCGCCAATTACGCCAAAAAACACCTGAACACGAACTAA
- a CDS encoding HD domain-containing protein, with translation MDLSPYIVSLTQFANTHLKGEADHDYHITLKLDHSLRVLQNAQIILEAENISGHTADLAQLAALFHDIGRFPQYAQYGTFKDSDSINHGRLGVLTLRDHPFLDTLSDTDARRIKAVIGLHNVKQLAPSTPEPVATLTKIVRDADKIDIIQIVLDHLSPQAATKPVVIHDLINDPLRYSDALYDAAFNGTIGDITLLRYCNDFILLLIGWLAALNYATSVSLIAQRGLVERAFSLLPDDAKIVALRKRTDTFVHNGNHISE, from the coding sequence ATGGACCTCTCCCCGTACATCGTCTCACTGACCCAATTCGCCAACACCCACCTCAAAGGTGAAGCTGACCACGACTACCATATTACCCTCAAACTCGATCACTCACTCAGGGTCCTTCAAAATGCCCAGATAATTCTTGAAGCGGAAAACATATCGGGCCACACCGCCGACCTGGCTCAACTGGCTGCCCTGTTTCACGATATTGGCCGATTCCCGCAATACGCCCAATATGGCACATTCAAAGATAGCGACTCCATCAATCACGGCAGACTGGGAGTGCTAACCCTGCGAGACCACCCGTTTCTAGACACACTCTCCGACACTGATGCCCGCCGAATCAAGGCCGTCATCGGCCTGCACAATGTCAAACAGCTCGCTCCTTCCACCCCCGAACCAGTCGCGACACTGACCAAAATAGTCAGAGACGCCGACAAGATCGACATCATTCAAATCGTCCTTGACCACCTTTCCCCACAGGCAGCAACAAAACCCGTTGTCATTCACGACCTCATCAACGATCCCTTGCGCTATTCTGACGCATTATACGATGCCGCATTCAATGGGACCATCGGTGACATTACCCTACTCCGCTATTGCAATGACTTCATCCTGCTTTTGATCGGCTGGCTCGCCGCGCTCAACTACGCCACATCTGTCAGCCTCATTGCCCAACGAGGGCTTGTGGAACGCGCTTTTTCCCTACTTCCCGACGACGCGAAAATTGTGGCTCTCCGAAAAAGAACAGACACGTTCGTTCACAACGGGAACCACATTTCCGAGTAA
- a CDS encoding SHOCT domain-containing protein: MFFNEIPSLFAGFFDFLNSPQWKAWPFNSGYGEHLWPAIARFAFISVIMGGILLFLRLLFGPGGPLRDKELEQEAQEETARERAEVEALFAQGEISEMDYKIRMKKLKD; the protein is encoded by the coding sequence ATGTTTTTCAATGAAATACCGTCCCTGTTTGCCGGCTTTTTTGATTTTCTAAATAGTCCACAGTGGAAAGCATGGCCATTCAATTCAGGCTATGGAGAACATCTGTGGCCTGCGATTGCACGATTCGCATTCATTTCAGTCATCATGGGAGGCATCCTGCTCTTCCTGCGTCTCCTCTTTGGTCCAGGAGGCCCGCTCAGAGACAAGGAACTTGAACAGGAAGCACAGGAAGAAACAGCCAGAGAACGTGCGGAAGTCGAAGCACTTTTCGCTCAGGGTGAGATTTCGGAAATGGACTACAAAATCCGCATGAAAAAGCTTAAAGATTAG
- a CDS encoding response regulator, which produces MRILIVEDEFTSRKLLTALLSDFGQCDTASDGVKCVESFRKALGENMPYDLICMDIMMPNKDGHQALKDIRVIEQEAGVRSSDEAKVIMITALNDPKTVVKAYYKGGAAAYLPKPIEVESLYAILRDLALIE; this is translated from the coding sequence ATGCGTATTTTGATCGTTGAAGATGAGTTCACCAGCCGGAAACTTTTGACGGCGTTGCTTTCTGATTTTGGCCAATGCGATACCGCTTCAGATGGTGTCAAATGTGTCGAGTCATTCAGAAAGGCTCTTGGTGAAAACATGCCGTATGACCTCATTTGTATGGATATTATGATGCCCAATAAAGATGGACATCAGGCCTTGAAAGATATTCGTGTTATTGAGCAGGAAGCAGGTGTCCGTTCCTCGGACGAGGCGAAAGTCATCATGATTACGGCTCTGAATGATCCGAAAACCGTGGTCAAGGCGTATTACAAGGGTGGGGCGGCAGCCTATCTCCCTAAACCTATTGAGGTTGAAAGCCTGTATGCCATCCTGCGGGATTTGGCACTGATAGAATGA